From Oncorhynchus masou masou isolate Uvic2021 chromosome 7, UVic_Omas_1.1, whole genome shotgun sequence, one genomic window encodes:
- the LOC135543592 gene encoding gap junction alpha-5 protein-like — translation MADWSLLGNFLEEVQEHSTSVGKVWLTILFIFRILVLGTAAESSWGDEQEDFTCDTEQPGCENVCYDTAFPIAHIRYWVLQIVFVSTPSLIYMGHAMHTVRMEEKRRRKEQEDQGGGDREEGGEGGEEKHYLEHGEDKGGECGKEGSGIGRVRLRGALLQTYVLSILIRTLMEVVFIVVQYILYGVFLNALYVCHSRPCPHPVNCYVSRPTEKNVFIVFMLAVSGVSLFLSAVELYHLAFKQCQRFLRSKRQQQQQQQHQLLQGRTPSSATVIAAEPDSPPRPSMPCTPPPDFSQCVSSSPHTHPMHTQSHPHPSCPPFNNRLAHQQNSVNMATERHHVVHDDLGKEDFLHMTYEGHADTPNACTPPPSLLQNGFQNGYLKDKRRLSKTSGSSSRVRPDDLAV, via the coding sequence ATGGCCGACTGGAGTCTACTGGGAAACTTCTTGGAAGAGGTGCAGGAACACTCGACGTCTGTGGGCAAGGTGTGGCTCACCATCCTCTTCATCTTCCGTATTCTTGTCTTGGGAACGGCCGCTGAGTCGTCGTGGGGAGACGAGCAGGAGGACTTCACCTGCGACACGGAGCAGCCTGGATGCGAGAACGTTTGTTACGACACGGCCTTCCCCATCGCCCACATCCGCTACTGGGTGCTGCAGATTGTCTTCGTGTCCACACCGTCGCTCATCTACATGGGCCACGCCATGCACACGGTGCGCATGGAGGAGAAACGCCGGCGCAAGGAGCAGGAGGACCAGGGGGGAGGtgacagggaggaaggaggggaaggaggagaggagaagcatTATCTGGAGCATGGGGAAGACAAGGGGGGAGAGTGCGGGAAGGAGGGCAGCGGCATAGGGAGGGTGCGTCTGCGCGGGGCGCTGCTGCAGACTTACGTGTTGAGCATCCTGATCCGGACGCTAATGGAGGTGGTCTTCATCGTGGTGCAGTACATCCTCTACGGGGTCTTCCTCAACGCCCTGTACGTGTGCCACAGTCGGCCCTGTCCCCACCCGGTTAACTGTTACGTCTCGCGGCCCACAGAGAAGAATGTGTTCATCGTGTTCATGCTGGCCGTGTCGGGCGTGTCGCTGTTTCTCAGCGCCGTGGAGCTCTACCACCTGGCCTTTAAGCAGTGTCAGAGGTTTCTGAGGAGTAAAcgacaacagcaacaacaacagcaacatcaACTGCTACAAGGACGCACGCCCTCAAGTGCTACGGTCATAGCCGCTGAACCGGACAGCCCACCCCGTCCGTCCATGCCATGCACCCCGCCCCCAGACTTCAGCCAGTGTGTGAGCTcttcccctcacacacaccccatgcaCACCCAATCCCACCCCCATCCTAGCTGCCCTCCCTTCAACAACCGGCTGGCCCACCAGCAGAACTCAGTCAACATGGCCACTGAGCGCCACCATGTTGTCCACGATGACCTGGGGAAGGAAGACTTCCTGCACATGACCTATGAGGGGCACGCCGACACGCCCAACGCCTGCACCCCGCCCCCTTCGCTGCTCCAAAACGGCTTCCAAAATGGCTACCTGAAAGACAAGAGGCGTCTGAGCAAGACCAGCGGCTCCAGTAGCCGTGTGCGACCCGATGACTTGGCTGTGTAG